The DNA sequence CCGCAGGTGTGACATTTGCCGAAGTTGTCGGGATCGTTGTACAAGCGGCGCAGAGCCTCTTCGAGACGATAGAGGTAGCGGCCTTCCTTCGTCGCAAAGAGCGCGGCTTTCTCCCGCTCCATGGCCTCGGTCCCTTGATCGGCCATGTGATCCGTGTAGGCGGCCAGGTCGGAATCGCCACCTTCCCGATCCGCCTTGGCCATCTGGTCGAAGAGACCCAGGGAGCGAAGGGCGCGCGCACGCTCCTCGAGGAGCCGCTTTTCAATGTGTGCGAGCTGCTTCTTGTTCATTCCCGCTTCGTCCTGTTATGCGAGTCGCGGACCGCTGAGGTCCGGAGTCACCGGAGTGGTGGGCCGACGCAAGACTGGGGCCGCAACAGACTCAAAAGATAGAAAGAGGCGCGCCACTGTCCAGGCCTGGGCGTCGCGGGACGGCAACGGAGAGACGGCGAATGCGTCTCGATCCCGAGCCCAACGGTCCCAACCGCAACGGTGCGGGGCGGCCGCTGCCCTACCAGCGCACCAGAGCGCTCGCCCAGGTGAACCCCGAGCCGAAGGCGACCAGGCCCAGTAGGTCCCCGGACTCCAGGCGACCCGCCGCCACCGCCTCCGAAAGCGCAATGGGAATGGTGGCCGCCGTGGTATTGCCGTAGCGCTGGATGTTGTTGACGACCTTTTCTTCAGGCAGGCCCAAGCGGCGCCGCACCATCTCGGAGATGCGTAGGTTCGCCTGATGGGGGATCAGCAGATCGAGGTCGTCCACGCCCAGTCCATTGGCGTGCAGCGCATGTTGCATGGCCTCCGGCATGCGTTCCACGGCGTGTCGGAACACCTCCCGTCCATTCATCGAGGGATACTGTCGACCCTCCGCGAGGTCCTCCGGGCCGATGCGAGGATGTCGGCTGCTGGCCGGCGCATCGCACCACAGGGTCTCCGCGTGGCGTCCGTCGGCGAACAGGTGCGTGGAGAGCACGCCCCGCCCAGGATCGCGCGTCGCGGTCAGGACCGCGGCACCCGCCCCGTCTCCGAAGAGCAC is a window from the Gemmatimonadota bacterium genome containing:
- a CDS encoding TraR/DksA family transcriptional regulator, whose protein sequence is MNKKQLAHIEKRLLEERARALRSLGLFDQMAKADREGGDSDLAAYTDHMADQGTEAMEREKAALFATKEGRYLYRLEEALRRLYNDPDNFGKCHTCGAEVGFERLDALPHARYCIDCKRKEEGAAAA
- a CDS encoding beta-ketoacyl-ACP synthase III is translated as MTPPRAAIVGTGFHVPDRVVTNDDLGQWMDTSDEWIRERTGIEERRWVLPGSTTSAEMAAHASRAALDAAGLTVSDVDAIVLATLSPDHFFPGTGVFLQRELGANGIPALDIRAQCSGFLYGLSVADAWIRAEFYRTVLLVGVEIQSSGVDVSTEGREMAVLFGDGAGAAVLTATRDPGRGVLSTHLFADGRHAETLWCDAPASSRHPRIGPEDLAEGRQYPSMNGREVFRHAVERMPEAMQHALHANGLGVDDLDLLIPHQANLRISEMVRRRLGLPEEKVVNNIQRYGNTTAATIPIALSEAVAAGRLESGDLLGLVAFGSGFTWASALVRW